In Gemmatimonas sp. UBA7669, the sequence GGCGGTGCGCCAATGAGGGCGGGGATGCGTGATGCGGCGGCGGTGGTAGGTGCTGTGCTCGCGGCACTGTGTTGCGCCGGCACGCCCGTCGTTATCGCCGGATTGACGGCGCTTGGGCTTGGGTTCCTGCGGCGCGACGGGATCCTCTGGCCGGTGATGCTGTTGGCACTCGCCATCGCAGTCACGGGATTCTGGCAAGGCGCGCGTTCACACG encodes:
- a CDS encoding MerC domain-containing protein, which gives rise to MRDAAAVVGAVLAALCCAGTPVVIAGLTALGLGFLRRDGILWPVMLLALAIAVTGFWQGARSHGRWGPLVVGGLGAVSLASGVILVHGFPAMQMIYGGGVALLAGAAWNGIARRNCATMNARESA